The following proteins are encoded in a genomic region of Thermococcus henrietii:
- a CDS encoding DUF4350 domain-containing protein, giving the protein MSNKGLWSLVIVLLLLGGLVVHPVFAQDTQYEVKVLRLSPSDDTYVKNGKYSENNYGTAYKLYVGNYKGNVERIYIKFDLGELKSILPQGAEIVSATLHMYTYHGTNEETIRVDAYEVLDDSWSENSLTWENQPAHGSLLDSVAVGPQGEEWSVWNVTSFVRSKLSGDGKVSIALIAENETEISDSAGYTSKESKFTNDHPYLEIVYRVPVEKKEPLPKPKLGTRGLGLSLYYSREYAVYKSTFEDLVTTVSTLLGELKAANATIPESLMEEIESVNHTIAEIQKEYSLYENFSIEAHSKTPLLYVPAMIHIRRATVLLKSTLPELRTLAAELKDLYKKVSESPSTPVSNETGQTSTNQTTENVTAPSNVTSNQTTVSNATATHVTRVLIDLSHGQHYFTKYGFKGLVEDIKKLGWNVSVTHSPLTYDELKKYDVVILANPGTKLSNEEISALRKYVEEGGALFVAGDWYKYLNPTLNELLEGTGVQFEKTELMDDEKNSGRPYYPFVGIYNRDCPVTKFIPEDWRMYYNGDTLNVTGDAVWIIRGYKSSYTVDATKNTVHERGSEPVVAAAVTFGKGKIVVYGSSKALSDAYYGKYIKSNWPFIKGALLWLVGEES; this is encoded by the coding sequence ATGTCGAATAAGGGCCTCTGGTCGCTGGTGATAGTTCTGCTTCTGCTCGGAGGTCTCGTCGTCCATCCCGTCTTTGCCCAGGACACCCAGTACGAGGTCAAGGTACTTAGACTCTCGCCGAGCGACGATACCTATGTCAAAAACGGCAAATACAGCGAGAACAACTACGGAACTGCCTACAAGCTCTACGTTGGAAACTACAAGGGAAACGTTGAGAGAATCTACATTAAGTTCGACCTCGGGGAGCTGAAATCAATACTGCCACAGGGGGCAGAAATCGTCAGCGCCACCCTTCACATGTACACTTACCACGGCACGAACGAGGAAACGATTCGTGTCGATGCCTATGAGGTTCTGGATGATTCATGGAGCGAGAACTCGCTCACGTGGGAAAACCAGCCCGCCCACGGTAGCCTCCTCGACAGCGTGGCGGTTGGACCCCAGGGTGAGGAGTGGTCCGTTTGGAACGTCACCTCCTTCGTGCGCTCCAAGCTCAGCGGGGACGGAAAGGTCAGCATTGCCCTCATAGCAGAAAACGAAACCGAGATATCGGACTCGGCTGGCTACACCTCAAAGGAGAGTAAGTTCACGAACGACCACCCGTACCTGGAGATAGTTTACAGGGTGCCGGTTGAGAAGAAGGAACCGCTTCCAAAGCCCAAACTGGGAACGAGGGGACTTGGGCTCAGTTTGTACTACTCCAGGGAATACGCGGTGTATAAGTCAACTTTTGAGGACCTCGTAACGACGGTTTCAACCCTGCTGGGAGAGCTCAAGGCCGCAAACGCAACAATTCCCGAGAGCCTCATGGAGGAGATTGAAAGTGTGAACCACACGATTGCGGAAATCCAGAAGGAGTACTCCCTCTATGAGAACTTCTCCATTGAGGCGCACTCCAAAACTCCCCTCCTATACGTCCCTGCGATGATTCACATACGACGCGCCACGGTTCTCTTAAAGTCTACCCTGCCAGAACTCCGCACACTCGCCGCCGAGCTGAAAGACCTCTACAAAAAGGTTAGCGAAAGCCCCAGCACTCCCGTTTCGAACGAGACCGGCCAGACCTCGACGAATCAGACGACGGAGAACGTGACAGCGCCTTCTAACGTCACCTCCAATCAAACGACCGTCAGCAACGCGACAGCGACCCACGTGACCCGTGTTCTCATAGACCTCTCGCACGGCCAGCACTACTTCACCAAATACGGCTTCAAGGGCCTTGTTGAGGACATAAAGAAGCTTGGCTGGAACGTCAGCGTTACCCACTCTCCGCTCACCTACGATGAGCTGAAGAAGTACGACGTGGTTATACTCGCCAATCCCGGAACGAAGTTGAGCAACGAGGAGATAAGCGCCCTCAGAAAGTACGTTGAGGAAGGAGGGGCCCTTTTCGTGGCCGGCGACTGGTACAAGTACCTCAACCCGACCCTCAACGAGCTCCTCGAGGGTACTGGCGTTCAGTTTGAGAAGACCGAGCTCATGGACGACGAAAAGAACAGTGGAAGGCCCTACTATCCGTTCGTTGGAATCTACAACAGGGATTGCCCTGTAACCAAGTTCATTCCCGAGGACTGGAGGATGTACTACAACGGTGACACCCTCAACGTTACCGGCGATGCCGTATGGATAATCCGGGGCTACAAGAGCTCCTACACGGTTGACGCCACCAAGAACACAGTTCACGAGAGGGGAAGCGAGCCGGTCGTTGCGGCGGCAGTAACCTTCGGAAAAGGTAAGATAGTAGTTTACGGCTCGAGCAAGGCCCTGAGTGATGCATACTATGGCAAGTACATCAAGAGCAACTGGCCGTTCATCAAGGGCGCTCTCCTCTGGCTCGTCGGGGAGGAGAGCTGA
- a CDS encoding translation initiation factor eIF-2B alpha/beta/delta subunit family protein (eIF-2BA; catalyzes the binding of GTP to IF2), producing MLPPEVKSVLEELRAERIRGASWMARRGAEAYLILADLLEGDELRKALIELRHELPRINPTMASLYNLSRFIPVTDNPLLVKSRAEEFLRLIDEAKKTIGNIGSELIEDGDTVITHSFSSAVFEILRTAKAKGVNFKVILTESAPDYEGIALASALEREGIRFEVITDSQLGLFARNATIALVGADNVTRDGAVVNKAGTYLLALACHENGVPFYVATESFKLHPELKSDEVEILERPYARQGYRVRNFLFDITPWKYIRGIITELGILVPPREI from the coding sequence ATGCTTCCGCCAGAGGTCAAATCCGTTCTTGAAGAACTCCGCGCCGAGAGGATACGCGGTGCGAGCTGGATGGCCAGACGGGGAGCGGAAGCTTACCTGATTCTGGCAGACCTTCTTGAGGGCGACGAGCTGAGGAAGGCCCTCATCGAGCTCAGACACGAGCTTCCAAGGATAAACCCAACGATGGCTTCGCTCTACAACCTCTCGCGCTTCATTCCGGTAACAGACAACCCCCTTCTCGTCAAGTCCCGGGCGGAAGAGTTCCTCCGTCTGATTGACGAGGCAAAGAAGACAATCGGCAACATCGGTAGCGAGCTGATAGAGGACGGCGACACGGTTATAACGCACTCCTTCTCGTCGGCGGTCTTCGAGATACTCCGGACGGCAAAGGCCAAGGGGGTGAACTTCAAGGTAATCCTCACCGAGAGCGCCCCGGACTACGAGGGAATAGCGCTGGCGAGCGCCCTCGAACGGGAAGGAATCCGCTTCGAGGTCATAACGGATTCTCAGCTCGGCCTCTTCGCGAGGAACGCCACGATAGCCCTTGTGGGAGCGGACAACGTGACGCGCGACGGGGCGGTTGTGAACAAAGCCGGTACCTACCTCCTCGCCCTGGCGTGCCACGAGAACGGCGTTCCCTTCTACGTCGCAACCGAGAGCTTCAAGCTCCACCCAGAACTCAAGAGCGACGAGGTCGAAATCCTCGAGAGGCCCTACGCGAGGCAGGGCTACCGCGTGAGAAACTTCCTCTTCGACATCACGCCCTGGAAATACATCAGGGGCATAATAACCGAACTTGGAATTCTCGTCCCGCCGAGGGAAATTTAA
- a CDS encoding RAD55 family ATPase yields the protein MVAGRISTGVPGLDVMLHGGLIPGRVYLVKGSPGTGKTTLAMHFAMAGVANGESVLYITLEEPAENIREDFGRMGFDVYHEDFTLIDATPTTEHYVLVEDFFETFAKNLNKLTESIKEQFRVRRYSRVVVDPITMLKLATKDEIDYRRAFLTFVKSMMRLKATVLITSELERTDIEEYLVSGVIEMKLLERDGKLMRAIKITKFRGSGFDNVIRPYEITESGMVVHPDRTVP from the coding sequence ATGGTTGCGGGGAGAATTTCAACGGGCGTTCCTGGGCTTGACGTGATGCTTCACGGTGGGCTGATTCCAGGAAGGGTCTACCTCGTTAAAGGTTCACCCGGAACCGGAAAGACGACCTTAGCAATGCACTTTGCGATGGCAGGAGTGGCGAACGGGGAGAGTGTGCTCTACATAACCCTCGAAGAGCCGGCGGAGAACATAAGGGAGGACTTTGGGAGAATGGGCTTCGACGTCTACCACGAGGATTTCACCCTCATAGACGCAACCCCAACAACCGAGCACTACGTTCTGGTTGAAGACTTCTTTGAGACCTTCGCCAAGAACCTCAACAAGCTCACCGAATCAATAAAGGAGCAGTTCAGGGTCAGGCGCTACTCGAGGGTGGTAGTTGACCCGATAACGATGTTGAAGCTCGCCACAAAAGACGAGATTGACTACCGCAGGGCGTTTCTGACATTCGTCAAGAGCATGATGCGTCTTAAGGCGACGGTCCTTATAACCTCAGAGCTCGAAAGGACCGACATCGAGGAGTACCTTGTGAGCGGTGTCATCGAGATGAAGCTCCTCGAGCGCGATGGAAAGCTGATGAGGGCCATCAAAATCACCAAGTTCCGCGGAAGCGGCTTCGACAACGTCATAAGGCCCTACGAGATAACGGAGAGCGGCATGGTTGTTCATCCCGACAGAACCGTGCCGTGA
- a CDS encoding prolyl oligopeptidase family serine peptidase, with amino-acid sequence MEDPYIWAENLKDERVLKLVEEENRRFREFVGELSDELFPEVWEYYSIPTLVSAKLTEKGVISMYRERNRQIIRWLGGEVIVDSKELETELNDEVLLQGFTADRKGRFLAYSFSIGGADEGITRIIDLETGELIEEFRPSVWNITFLDDGYYFARFYRHGETPDGIKAPAERFFRKDASGEKLVFGEGLGSGYFISLRKSTDGKWAMVTVTFGWNSAEIYVGPIDEPGKWEKVYSAEVPVEPVDVINGKLYLLTREGKGLGKLIAVRDGEVEEVIPEGEFPLEWAVLVGNKILAGRLVHASHRLEVYSLDGEKLDEITFDLPGSVYPLDTDGKRALLRYESFTVPYRLYEFDGELKLVEGQEIEGSFRVEEDFAVSKDGTRVHYFLVKGEKDEKKAWVFGYGGFNISLTPRFFPQAIPFIKRGGTFGMANLRGGSEYGEEWHRAGMRENKQNVFDDFIAVLEKLKKEGYRVAAWGRSNGGLLVSATLVQRPDVMDSALIGYPVIDMMRFHKLYIGSVWVPEYGNPDDQKDREFLLKYSPYHNVRPAEYPPTLIYTGLHDDRVHPAHAIKFFLRLKELGAPVYLRVETKSGHMGASPETRAKELTDLLAFVLKALS; translated from the coding sequence ATGGAAGACCCCTACATATGGGCCGAGAACCTGAAGGACGAGCGCGTTCTGAAGCTCGTCGAGGAGGAGAACAGACGCTTCAGAGAGTTCGTAGGAGAGCTGAGCGACGAGCTCTTCCCCGAGGTCTGGGAGTACTACTCGATTCCAACTCTTGTTTCTGCGAAGCTGACGGAGAAAGGCGTTATATCGATGTACCGCGAGAGGAACCGGCAAATCATCAGGTGGCTCGGTGGAGAAGTCATAGTTGACTCGAAGGAGCTTGAAACGGAGCTCAACGACGAGGTTCTCCTTCAGGGCTTCACTGCGGACAGAAAAGGCAGATTTCTGGCCTACAGCTTCTCGATAGGCGGTGCCGACGAGGGGATAACGAGAATCATCGACCTCGAGACCGGCGAGCTAATCGAGGAGTTCAGGCCGTCGGTGTGGAACATCACCTTCCTCGATGACGGCTACTACTTCGCCCGCTTCTACAGGCACGGGGAAACGCCTGACGGAATCAAGGCTCCGGCTGAGAGGTTCTTCCGGAAGGATGCGAGCGGAGAAAAACTCGTCTTTGGAGAGGGCCTCGGCTCCGGCTACTTCATCTCGCTGAGGAAGAGCACCGACGGAAAGTGGGCGATGGTCACGGTAACCTTCGGCTGGAACAGTGCGGAAATCTACGTCGGTCCTATAGACGAGCCAGGGAAGTGGGAGAAGGTTTACTCCGCTGAGGTTCCGGTCGAGCCGGTTGACGTAATCAATGGAAAGCTCTACCTCCTGACGAGGGAGGGAAAAGGATTAGGAAAGCTCATCGCGGTCAGGGACGGAGAAGTCGAGGAGGTAATCCCTGAGGGTGAGTTCCCTCTTGAGTGGGCCGTTCTGGTCGGGAACAAAATCCTTGCGGGCAGGCTCGTGCACGCAAGTCACAGGCTTGAGGTTTACTCGCTCGACGGAGAAAAGCTCGACGAGATAACCTTTGACCTCCCTGGGAGCGTCTACCCGCTCGATACCGATGGAAAGAGAGCTTTACTCCGCTACGAGAGCTTCACGGTTCCCTACAGGCTCTACGAGTTCGACGGAGAGCTCAAGCTCGTCGAGGGGCAAGAAATCGAGGGGAGCTTCAGGGTCGAGGAGGACTTCGCGGTCTCGAAGGACGGGACGAGGGTTCACTACTTCCTCGTTAAGGGCGAGAAAGATGAGAAGAAAGCCTGGGTCTTCGGATACGGGGGCTTCAACATCTCACTGACGCCGAGGTTCTTCCCGCAGGCAATTCCCTTCATAAAGCGCGGGGGAACCTTCGGAATGGCCAACCTGCGCGGCGGAAGCGAGTACGGTGAGGAGTGGCACAGGGCAGGAATGAGGGAGAACAAGCAGAACGTCTTCGACGACTTCATAGCCGTCCTTGAGAAGCTGAAGAAGGAAGGGTATAGGGTAGCGGCGTGGGGGAGGAGCAACGGCGGCCTCTTAGTCTCGGCAACCCTCGTCCAGAGGCCGGACGTAATGGACTCGGCACTGATAGGCTACCCCGTCATAGACATGATGCGCTTTCACAAGCTCTACATCGGCAGCGTCTGGGTTCCGGAGTACGGCAACCCCGATGACCAGAAGGACAGGGAGTTCCTGCTGAAGTACTCTCCATACCACAACGTCAGGCCGGCAGAATACCCGCCGACGCTCATCTACACCGGCCTCCACGACGACCGCGTGCATCCCGCCCACGCTATCAAATTCTTCTTGAGGCTGAAGGAGCTTGGAGCGCCGGTTTACCTCCGCGTTGAGACCAAGAGCGGACACATGGGCGCTTCACCCGAGACGAGGGCGAAAGAACTAACGGATTTGCTCGCCTTTGTGCTCAAGGCTCTCTCATGA
- the ribD gene encoding bifunctional diaminohydroxyphosphoribosylaminopyrimidine deaminase/5-amino-6-(5-phosphoribosylamino)uracil reductase RibD: protein MSSEDKRFMRLALELAKRGEGWVNPNPMVGAVIVKDGEIIGVGWHRHFGEKHAEVNAIEDAKGKGHDVRGVTMYVTLEPCSHWGKQPPCADRIIREGFKRVVVAMVDPNPLVSGRGIERMRKAGIEVEVGLLEDETRKLNEIFIKYVTKKMPFVSIKLAMTLDGFIATETGSSQWITGERARLKVQELRRRHMAIMVGSGTVLADNPRLNCRLENCPEKVKVVLDRSGRVAGAIKSGRKFRLFEDGRVIFFTERPELFGGIAEAYPITEPGEILRKLGELGIDSVLIEGGRIACQFLSYADKFYLFYGPKLFGRGIKPFECLNVRDANEAPLLRVDSIERLGESFLVTAYPGGGDVQRNR from the coding sequence ATGAGCAGTGAAGATAAGAGGTTCATGCGCCTGGCGCTCGAACTGGCGAAGCGCGGTGAGGGCTGGGTCAATCCAAACCCGATGGTAGGAGCGGTTATCGTCAAGGACGGGGAGATAATAGGCGTCGGCTGGCACCGGCACTTCGGCGAGAAGCACGCGGAGGTTAACGCCATAGAGGACGCGAAGGGCAAGGGGCACGACGTGAGGGGCGTAACTATGTACGTGACGCTCGAGCCCTGCTCCCACTGGGGGAAGCAGCCGCCATGCGCCGACAGGATAATCAGGGAGGGCTTCAAGCGCGTCGTCGTCGCGATGGTCGATCCCAATCCCCTCGTCTCGGGAAGGGGAATCGAGAGGATGAGAAAGGCTGGAATAGAGGTAGAAGTCGGTCTGCTTGAAGACGAAACCCGGAAGCTCAACGAGATTTTCATCAAGTACGTGACGAAGAAAATGCCATTCGTCTCAATCAAGCTCGCCATGACGCTGGACGGCTTCATCGCGACGGAGACCGGCTCCTCCCAGTGGATTACCGGCGAGAGGGCGAGGCTTAAAGTTCAGGAGCTCAGGAGAAGGCACATGGCGATAATGGTCGGCTCTGGAACGGTTTTGGCCGATAACCCGAGGCTCAACTGCAGGCTGGAGAACTGCCCCGAGAAGGTCAAGGTAGTCCTCGACCGCTCCGGCAGGGTTGCAGGGGCGATAAAGTCCGGGAGGAAGTTCCGGCTTTTTGAGGACGGCAGGGTCATCTTCTTCACCGAGAGGCCGGAGCTCTTCGGGGGAATAGCGGAAGCCTACCCTATAACCGAGCCCGGGGAAATCCTCAGGAAGCTCGGTGAACTCGGCATCGACAGCGTCCTGATTGAGGGTGGAAGGATAGCCTGCCAGTTTTTAAGCTACGCGGACAAGTTCTACCTCTTCTACGGGCCGAAGCTCTTCGGAAGGGGAATCAAGCCCTTCGAGTGCCTGAACGTTAGGGACGCGAACGAGGCGCCATTGCTGAGGGTTGACTCAATCGAGAGGCTCGGCGAGAGCTTTCTCGTAACGGCTTACCCAGGTGGTGGAGATGTTCAGCGGAATCGTTGA
- a CDS encoding riboflavin synthase, which yields MFSGIVEGTGRARYSAGKLYVELPFEVKPGDSVAVNGACLTVVEFDGKRAVFDVGEETLRRTNLREAKLVNLERALKLGDRLDGHIVTGHVDGTVRFITARRSGNTTWMAFEMPRERWGVAEKGSIALNGVSLTVARVEANRFWVQVVPYTLEVTNLGSLRPGDRVNYEIDVLARYVKRILTVGFISG from the coding sequence ATGTTCAGCGGAATCGTTGAGGGAACTGGAAGGGCCCGCTACTCGGCGGGAAAGCTTTACGTTGAGCTTCCATTCGAGGTCAAACCGGGCGACAGCGTAGCGGTGAACGGGGCATGCCTGACCGTCGTAGAGTTCGATGGAAAGAGAGCGGTCTTCGACGTCGGCGAGGAGACCCTGAGGAGGACCAACCTGCGCGAGGCAAAGCTGGTGAACCTCGAGAGGGCCTTGAAGCTTGGGGACAGGCTCGACGGCCACATAGTTACGGGCCACGTGGACGGGACGGTTCGCTTCATCACCGCGCGGAGGAGCGGAAACACGACCTGGATGGCCTTCGAGATGCCCCGCGAGAGGTGGGGAGTTGCTGAGAAGGGCTCGATAGCGCTCAACGGCGTTTCTCTAACCGTCGCGAGGGTCGAGGCGAACCGCTTCTGGGTTCAGGTCGTTCCTTATACGCTTGAAGTGACGAACCTCGGCTCCCTGAGGCCCGGAGACAGGGTGAACTACGAGATTGACGTTCTGGCGAGGTACGTAAAGCGCATCTTGACGGTTGGTTTCATATCCGGCTGA